The following are encoded together in the Bubalus kerabau isolate K-KA32 ecotype Philippines breed swamp buffalo chromosome 3, PCC_UOA_SB_1v2, whole genome shotgun sequence genome:
- the LOC129645379 gene encoding tubulin beta-2B chain, which translates to MREIVHIQAGQCGNQIGAKFWEVISDEHGIDPTGSYHGDSDLQLERINVYYNEATGNKYVPRAILVDLEPGTMDSVRSGPFGQIFRPDNFVFGQSGAGNNWAKGHYTEGAELVDSVLDVVRKESESCDCLQGFQLTHSLGGGTGSGMGTLLISKIREEYPDRIMNTFSVMPSPKVSDTVVEPYNATLSVHQLVENTDETYCIDNEALYDICFRTLKLTTPTYGDLNHLVSATMSGVTTCLRFPGQLNADLRKLAVNMVPFPRLHFFMPGFAPLTSRGSQQYRALTVPELTQQMFDSKNMMAACDPRHGRYLTVAAIFRGRMSMKEVDEQMLNVQNKNSSYFVEWIPNNVKTAVCDIPPRGLKMSATFIGNSTAIQELFKRISEQFTAMFRRKAFLHWYTGEGMDEMEFTEAESNMNDLVSEYQQYQDATADEQGEFEEEEGEDEA; encoded by the exons ATGCGCGAGATCGTGCACATCCAGGCGGGCCAGTGCGGCAACCAGATCGGCGCCAAG TTTTGGGAAGTCATCAGTGATGAGCATGGCATCGACCCCACTGGCAGTTACCACGGAGACAGTGACTTGCAGCTGGAGAGAATCAATGTGTACTACAATGAGGCCACCG GTAACAAGTATGTGCCTCGGGCCATCCTGGTGGACCTGGAGCCGGGCACCATGGACTCCGTCAGGTCTGGACCCTTTGGCCAGATCTTCAGGCCTGACAACTTCGTGTTTG GCCAGAGCGGTGCCGGGAACAACTGGGCCAAGGGCCACTACACAGAGGGCGCCGAGCTGGTGGACTCGGTCCTGGATGTGGTCAGGAAGGAGTCCGAGAGCTGTGACTGTCTGCAGGGCTTCCAGCTGACCCACTCGCTGGGGGGCGGCACGGGGTCTGGGATGGGGACCCTTCTCATTAGTAAGATCCGCGAGGAGTACCCCGACCGCATCATGAACACCTTCAGCGTCATGCCCTCGCCCAAGGTGTCCGACACGGTGGTGGAGCCCTACAACGCCACCCTATCCGTGCACCAGCTGGTGGAGAACACGGACGAGACCTACTGCATCGACAACGAGGCGCTGTATGACATCTGCTTCCGCACCCTGAAACTGACCACCCCCACCTACGGGGACCTGAACCACCTGGTGTCGGCCACCATGAGCGGGGTCACCACCTGCCTGCGCTTCCCGGGCCAGCTCAACGCCGACCTGCGCAAGCTGGCCGTGAACATGGTGCCCTTCCCGCGCCTGCACTTCTTCATGCCCGGCTTCGCGCCGCTCACCAGCCGGGGCAGCCAGCAGTACCGGGCGCTGACGGTGCCCGAGCTGACCCAGCAGATGTTCGACTCCAAGAACATGATGGCCGCGTGCGACCCGCGCCACGGCCGCTACCTGACCGTGGCCGCCATCTTCCGGGGCCGCATGTCCATGAAGGAGGTGGACGAGCAGATGCTCAACGTGCAGAACAAGAACAGCAGCTACTTCGTGGAGTGGATCCCCAACAACGTGAAGACGGCCGTGTGCGACATCCCGCCCCGCGGCCTGAAGATGTCGGCCACGTTCATCGGCAACAGCACGGCCATCCAGGAGCTGTTCAAGCGCATCTCGGAGCAGTTCACGGCCATGTTCCGGCGCAAGGCCTTCCTGCACTGGTACACGGGCGAGGGCATGGACGAGATGGAGTTCACCGAGGCCGAGAGCAACATGAACGACCTGGTGTCCGAGTACCAGCAGTACCAGGACGCCACGGCCGACGAGCAGGGCGAGTTCGAGGAGGAGGAGGGCGAGGACGAGGCCTGA